The Pan paniscus chromosome 17, NHGRI_mPanPan1-v2.0_pri, whole genome shotgun sequence genomic interval AAAGGAAgaacaaggctgggtgcagtggctcacgcctgtaatcccagcacttactttgggagaccaagacaggatgatcacttgagcccaggaatttgagaccaggcccgggcaacagggtgaaatcccatctctacaaaaaatacaaaaaattagccaggcatggtggcacacacctgtagccccagttacttgggaggctgaggtagatgcatcacctgagcctgggaggtcgagacggctgcagtgagccaagatggcatcactgcactccagcctgggcaacagagtaagaccctgtctttaaaaaaaaaaaatgaagaagaaataaaggctctttgacaaaacaaaaaaagaaaggacttcGTTAGTAGCAAATCTACTTTATAAGAAAAGCACAGTAAATTGTTCCAGTAGAAAGAATATGACATCAGATTGCAACTTGGAaatagacaaaatgaaaaaaggtggaaacagaatgaaatgaagataaaagaaagttcttttttttcttatttttatttctctaaaaggTAACTGTCTAAAGCACAAATTAACAGCCATACATTTTGTTTGTAGCATATGTAAAAGTAATCTATATGACAACAAAGAATGAGAGAGTGGAATTAGAAATTCACTACTAGAAGTCCCTCACATTACGCACAAagtggcaaaatatttgaaaatagattcaggttatttaaaatgtatattgtaaacatgaaagtaaccaTTCATAATTTGTAAAAGAGGtgtaaataataagaaaacaaacagaattttaaaatgttcaattaaCCCCAGTTTTATCATGAGAAAACACCAGAGGAATTCCAGTAGTGGAGGATTCTACTAAATACCTGACTAGTGCTCCTTAAAACTGTTAAGGTCATTAAATACAAGGACAACCTGAGAAACTGGCAGAGCCAAGAGGAGTCTAACGAGACAGGATGACTAAATTTGATATAGttttaggtaaaaactaaggaaatgtgaataaattatagactttagttaataataatatataactattggttcattaattgtaacaaatataccatagATGTTAATAACAGCAGAAACTGAGTTTGGGTTATATGGGCACTTTCTATACTATTGTCTCCGTTTTTCATAAATCTAGAACTGTTCTGAAAAATATAGtctattaaaaaatgctcaataaatccagagaaggcagaaaaaggggAATAAGCAACACAAATGGAACAAATAACAACTAGTGAGATGGTAGATTTAAATACAACCATATCAACAATCACTTTAAAGATGAATAGCCTAAGGACAACAGTTCTTAgattgatagactggataaaaagcAAGATCcactgggtgcagaggctcacgtctttaatcccagcactttgagaggctgatgttgggagatcacttgagccaaggagttcaaggcttcagtgagttatgatcacaccactccattctagcctgggtaaaagagcaagactctacctccaaaagaaaaagaaaaagaaagacccaACAACTCAACAATATGCTTTCAACAAGaatccactttaaatatatagatagtttaaaagtgaaaagataggccaggtgtggtggctcatacctgtaatcccagcactttgggaggccaaggcaggaggatcatttgaggtcaggagttcaagaccagcctggccaacatggcaaaacctcatctctactaaaaatacaaaaattagccaggcatggtggcatgtgcctgtagtcccagctactcaggaggctgaggcaggataatcgcttgaacccaggaggtagaggctggagtgagccaagagcgtgccactgcactccagcctgggcaacacagcgagactctgtctcaaaaaaaaaagtgaaaagatcaAGAAAGATATACCATCCACACATGAACGAAAGAAAGCTGGGGTAAtgatattaatttcagacaaagtagacttcagaacaaTGAATATTATCAGGGACAAACAGggatattacataataataacaaAGGAGGCAATTCTCCTCCGTACATAATTAATTTGGTCAATTTGTTAGATAAGTTGGAgtcatattttcattaaaatgtaaagtatttaaattatttttccaaatttatgagATGAAAAAGGATTAAGACCCTGACATGCAAGAGCTAATTAAAAGAATCTCTAAGTTCATCCATttgtttaagaaaacaaaacaaaacaaaacaaaacaaaaaaagatgaatcTTAGGTTCCACCTTCTGCAAATAAGGAAATGGGGGTGTTCTGAGGTTCCTGAGCTTTAGCAACTTGCCCACTTTCCACTATTTCAGCTCTGCTGGCAGTTTCTGAATTGTGTTCCCCAGAAGCACTTGAGCAGTCActgtggtggggagtggggaggaagacAGGCGGCCAGATCCACATGGGACCACAGCAGAAAGGTGGGCTCCAGGCTGTTATATATTGGATTCTGTAAAAGATTTCATTTGGAAAAGGGGTTCTGATGCTTAAAAATAAGTTTGAATGTCACAACCTTTGCCAAAGCACCTGTTTAGAGAAGTTTAAACATGGTTTTGTAAATACAATCATCATCTAAAATGCAGGTTTTTAAAACTTCagcagtaaaaaaagaaatacatagttGTTTCTTTCATGTTATCTCATATAGTTAACTAGCAGAGGTAAAGAAGAGAAGCTGGAGTCTCCTGCTTTCTGGTTCAATCGTCCCTGCAGGCTGCCCCCACAGATGCCTGTTTGCAGCAATGAACACACTGCACAAACCTATCACCTATCACTGTAGACAGGCTCCAGGCAGAACCAGCCATGGTCAATATTCAACACTTGTCTAATTAGACATTACTGTGAAATCTTTTCCATTTAATGTTTTAAGAGATATAATCATACTCACAAGCAGACCTGAAACATCAGAATACTTCTTAGCTGGCTTAAAGGATGGAGGAGCATCAATACTGaagtctgggggaaaaaaaaaaaaaaaaaaagttaactaaaCTGAACTGAAAACATTCAaatcccttctctttttttttctaaaatagtaTTTGATAATATTCCTGAAAATTTCCTTTGTGATTAAGTAGTCACAGAAGTCTCTGGAGATTAACTAGAGAAGTAGGGGAGGATTCTCAGAAACAAGACAGTATGTCACAGGCCAAGTGCAGGCTCCAGATCTAGCCCTGCCCTGTCACCAGGGACCCTCTATTCCCGCAGAACCACCGGAAAGCTCATCTGCCCACCAGCTATTTTCACGATCTCACACTACATGGGCTGATGGTGATGAAATGCCAAACGAGCCAATAACTGGATCTGAGCACACTGACACCCTCATGTCCACACCCAGACGAATGAATGACTAGCTCACTTGTCACCCATGTGAGTCACCCCCATGAAAGAAGTACAGTGGAGTAGGAGATGGTGAGAACTTTGAACTTGTACTTTCCAGTGAAGCTGAACAGAACATATAACAGTGTTTTACATAAATCTGGACACACTGCAGCATGAAGTATTTACTAAACACTGGCTCACAAAGTATAAAAGAGCTGGCCTTTAAGCTGGTTGTCAGGAACCCTCCTAAATCTGGTATTATACTTGGGCTACCTTGTTTTTGGAAACACATTTTAAGAGTAGACTTTTGAATAAGAAGTTTGTCTAGTAGAAACACCAATATTATCATATTGGGACCTATGACCCTAAAAACCACACATCCAtgacaacacaaacaaataggCTCAATACAGATACAGTTATGAGAAAATACACACATAATCTGCCCAGACTGATGCCACTATAAAATTCTCAAGCTAAAAATTATTTCCTACAATGATGCAAACACAATACAATAATGTAGGTTGTTATAAGACAGTTCCTACTCTGAACATTACAAACACATGGAAGGCTCTAGACAGCTCACAGTTAGGATCGTTCAGTTGCCACGGCAATGCCCTTTCAGAAGCGAGGATTTGTTTCAGGTTCTTCCAGGTTCTGTTCTTCTTGCCAGCTACTGCGCCACCGTGGCCAGAGTGCTCGAATTGAAGGCATGGAttagaagaaacaaaaaccaatgGAGACTACCATTTCGACATCTGACATTTATGCCTAATCATAACTGCAATATACCTCTCATCTGTCAACAATCATTAAGACCCCtgagactttttttaaaaggtatttcaCTGTACACATTAACATGTTAATCTtagtttaaaaaagaagtttTCAGATTGTCAAAACCCTTGAGTTAGTTTGTGTTGGAGTAGAAATAAAAGGCTACTTCTTTATATGCACgtaaaaaaaaagcctttattgGGTCTAACTTTGTAGAATTCATTCATGAATTTCTTCATACTTTAAGATAAATTTACTACAAAGTCAGATTTAAATCCAGGACTGCATTTCTCAACTCCCTTCTCGGGGCAAGTCTCTGCCATGTAAACTGGGGGTCCTGGAAAAGCTGAGAAAGCCCCAGTTGCAGTATGGGTACTCTTCTaggtacctcttttttttttttttatcctacaAAGATGacacaataaaatggaaaagaataccAAAATCTGTTGCAAACACTGGTAATATTGTATTTCCAAAactaattcattaaaaaaaaattaacagtataATCTGAACTGCTGCAGTTTATTACCAGTCTcaagaatgaaaggaagaataCCCTGTGTTCTACTCCACAGCACAACAGCTTGGATTTACCTTATGAAACTAATGAGGAAGTACTTCTCATTTAGCTAAATATTTCAAGCTTTGTCTAAGATTGTAAGACCAATGAAAAGGTTAGGGGAACAATCATCATGGAAATGTCCCACCCTCCAAACAGTATCCTTTAATGAATCCACAAAGGACACCCAAATCCTTGGGATATGGCACATTAAGAGATCAACAGAAAGAACCCTTCTCTTGTCCCCATCTTGCCCATAGGGGAGAAGGAGGTAactgagactgagggaggagagaaTGCCAGTGCCACCTTGGCTACAGGCCCAGCAAGatcagaggctgaggtgtggCATTTGGATGTTTATTCAGCTAATACCTTCGATGCTTACCACAAAGTTGGGATCCTTAAATGGCAAAGGTTTGGCAGCTTTTTCCACAGGTCCTGTGCTAAACTCAGAGGGCACCATTTTATTCTCACTCATGGCTTCCATGCTGATACccttaaaacataataaaaatagtttgaaGAAGTCAGTTTCTTTCAGCTGAGTTCCCCACCTCTGCTCTCAACAGGGCATACGATGATGCCACAGGGCATGCAAGGGAAGACAGTATGCCCAGAGCTCCAGCAGGCAGCCTGCCCTAGGGGAGGGCACACCACACGGGGAGTAGCACCTGCTGTGCAGAAGCCACAGGAGAAACAGGCCAGGACCTCCAGCTGCTATGTTTCCCGGGTACCCTAAGTACACAGGGATGGCTGTCCTACACAagttagctcatttaattctGACAACCACTCCATAGTAGGTGCTATTATCCCCag includes:
- the INO80C gene encoding INO80 complex subunit C isoform X4; this translates as MAAQIPIVATTSTPGIVRNSKKRPASPSHNGSSGGGYGASKKKKASASSFAQGISMEAMSENKMVPSEFSTGPVEKAAKPLPFKDPNFVHSGHGGAVAGKKNRTWKNLKQILASERALPWQLNDPNYFSIDAPPSFKPAKKYSDVSGLLANYTDPQSKLRFSTIEEFSYIRRLPSDVVTGYLALRKATSIVP